The following coding sequences lie in one Peromyscus maniculatus bairdii isolate BWxNUB_F1_BW_parent chromosome 3, HU_Pman_BW_mat_3.1, whole genome shotgun sequence genomic window:
- the Tlx2 gene encoding T-cell leukemia homeobox protein 2, translated as MEPAVLAPHHLPHHEPISFGIDQILSVPEPPGGGLGQGQAGQSHGESAAFSGGFHGASGYAPAGSLAPLPRGSGVGPGGVIRVPAHRPLPVPPPSGAAPAVPGPSGLGGAGGLAGLTFPWMDSGRRFAKDRLTAALSPFSGTRRIGHPYQNRTPPKRKKPRTSFSRSQVLELERRFLRQKYLASAERAALAKALRMTDAQVKTWFQNRRTKWRRQTAEEREAERHRAGRLLLHLQQDALPRPLRPPLPPDPLCLHNSSLFALQNLQPWAEDNKVASVSGLASVV; from the exons ATGGAGCCAGCGGTGTTGGCTCCGCACCACCTTCCGCACCACGAACCCATCAGCTTCGGCATTGATCAAATCCTGAGCGTCCCCGAACCCCCGGGGGGCGGTCTGGGCCAGGGGCAGGCGGGCCAGAGCCACGGGGAGAGTGCGGCGTTCTCGGGTGGATTCCACGGAGCCTCGGGCTACGCTCCAGCCGGCTCATTGGCCCCCTTGCCCAGAGGCTCGGGAGTGGGCCCGGGCGGCGTGATCCGCGTCCCCGCGCACCGCCCGCTGCCGGTGCCGCCGCCCTCGGGTGCGGCCCCCGCGGTGCCCGGACCCTCGGGTTTGGGCGGCGCTGGGGGCCTAGCGGGACTCACCTTTCCCTGGATGGACAGCGGCCGCCGCTTTGCAAAGGACAGGCTCACGG CTGCGCTCTCGCCCTTCTCTGGGACACGTCGCATAGGCCACCCCTATCAAAACCGGACCCCCCCGAAGCGCAAGAAGCCGCGCACCTCCTTTTCCCGCTCGCAGGTGCTGGAGCTGGAGCGCCGCTTCCTGCGCCAGAAGTACCTGGCCTCGGCAGAGAGGGCGGCGCTGGCCAAGGCCCTGCGCATGACGGACGCGCAGGTCAAGACCTGGTTCCAGAATCGGCGCACCAAGTGGCG GCGCCAGACGGCGGAGGAGCGCGAGGCGGAGCGGCACCGCGCGGGCCGCCTGCTGCTGCACCTGCAGCAGGACGCGCTGCCCCGGCCACTGCGGCCGCCGCTGCCCCCGGACCCGCTCTGCCTGCACAACTCTTCGCTCTTCGCGCTGCAGAATCTGCAGCCCTGGGCCGAGGACAACAAGGTGGCTTCGGTGTCCGGACTCGCCTCGGTGGTGTGA